The DNA window CGCGGTGAAGGTGTTCCTGGAGACGTGGTTCGGCAAGAACTGAGGGGTGGGTCCCTGAACGGGTCCGCTTTCAGGAAAATGTGGCACTCCGGATGCAAAACGCTAGAGTCGCGCCCGGCCGGTAGCCCTCGGAGTCACACCAGGTGAAGAAGCTCGTTACGCCCTTCCGTGTTGGCCTGTTGGTCATCGCCGCGGGGGCTTTTTTCGTCGCCTTCGTGTTGTTCGCGCGCGAGGGCGGCCTGAGCGCCAGTGACTCCACGCGTGTCTGGGCCTACTTCCGGGATGCGTCCGGCCTCGCCGTGCGCGGTCGCGTGCAGATCGCCGGCATCCGGGTGGGCGAAATCGATGAGATCTCCCTGGAAGGCACCCGCGCCCGCGTCTTCCTGAAGATTCGCAAGGACGTGGATCTGCGTGAGGACGCCATCCTCACCAAGCGCTCGGAGTCGCTGCTCGGCGACTACCTGTTGGACTTGAATCCCGGGACGGAGAGCGCGCCCAAGCTGGAAGAGGGCGGACAGATCCGCCGGGTCATCGACACGCAGGGGATGGAGGCCATCTTCGAGTCGCTGTCGCAAATCACGTCCGACATCCAGCAGGTGACGGGCGCGCTGCGCGAGGTGCTCGGTGGAGAGCGCGGCGCCGGTTCGCTCCAGCGCATCGTCGAGAACCTGGTCCGGCTGTCGGACTCGGTGGACGCCACGGTGCGCCGCAACGCGGACCGGTTGGACGTCATCCTCTCGAACTTCGAGGGCGTGTCCTCCGACGTGAGGACCATCACCCAGAGCAACCAGGCCGATGTCGGCCGCATCGTCGACAACATCGAGTTCATCACCCGCGACGTCCGCGAGGTGCTCGCCAGCGTCAAGAGCATCGTCGGAAGCGGGGAGGGTGACTTCAAGGAGAGCGTCGCCAGCCTGAAGCAGACGCTCACCAAGCTGGACAACACGCTGGGCAACCTCGAGGAGATCACCCGCAAGGTGAAGGACGGCGAGGGCGCCGCGGGCGTGCTGCTGGCGGACGAGAGCGTGGGCCGGGAGGTTCGCGAGACGGTGCAGGACGTGGCCCGCTTCGCCTCCAAGCTCACCGACCTCCAGGCCGAGGTGGGCATCCAGAGCAGCTACCTGGCCGCGCAGGGCCGCTCGAAGAACGTGTTCTCCGTCCGGCTCATCCCCAAGCCGGACAAGTACTACCTGCTGGAGCTGGTGGACGACCCGCGCGGCACCGTCACGACGGAGGTGGTGCAGACCAACCCGCCGTCCGAGGGTGACCCCGTCATCCAGACCCGCAAGGTGACGAAGGAGAGCCTGAAGGTCAGCGCGCAGTTCGCCAAGCGCTGGTACTTCACCACCCTGCGCGTGGGCCTCATCGAGTCGACGGGCGGCGTGGGCGCGGACCTCCACCTGTTCGAGGACGCCCTCACGCTCAAGCTGGACGCCTTCAACTTCGCGGCGGACGAGCTGCGCTACCCTCGGCTGCGCGCCACGCTGCGGGCCCAGGCCTTCGACCACCTGTTCGTGGTCGCCGGCATGGACGATATGCTCAATGCCCAACAGCGCGACACGGTGACCCAGCGGCTCATCGCCGGACGCGACTTCTTCGTGGGCGGCGGCCTGTACTTCACCGACGACGACCTGAAGGCCATCATCACGGCCACGGGCCTTCCCACCTTCTGATCCCAGTCCGCGTGGCTTGACGCCGGGCGCAAAACCACGTACCCGGCACGGGCACGGGGTTCCTGGTTGATCGCCGTGCTCCCTCGGCCTACCCAGGAAGCTCGCATGACCCTGCTCGTCGTTGGCTCAGTCGCCTTGGACTCGCTGGAGACCCCCTTCGGACAGAAGGAGGACGTCCTCGGCGGTTCCGCCACGTACTTCTCCACGTCCGCGTCGTTCTTCGTCCCCGCGCGCGTGGTGGCGGTCGTGGGGGAGGACTTCCCCGAGGCCCACCTGAGCTTCCTCAAGGAGCGGGGCATCGACCTGGAGGGCCTCACCCGGCAGCCCGGGCGGACGTTCCGGTGGAAGGGCCGCTACGGCTACGAGCTGAACGAGGCGACGACGCTGGACACCCAGCTCAACGTCTTCCAGACCTTCTCGCCGGACCTGCCCGCGGCCTACCGGGACACGCCCTATGTCTTCCTGGGCAACATCCACCCGGAGCTCCAGGCGCGGGTGCTGGACCAGGTGCGCTCGCCCAAGCTGGTGGCCGCCGACACGATGAACTTCTGGATCAAGGGCAGCCGCGAGGCCCTGCTCAAGACGCTCGAGCGCGTCAACCTCCTCTTCGTCAACGACGCCGAGGCCCGCCAGCTCGCCGGCGAGCACAACGTGGTGAAGGCCGCCCGCGCCATCCTGCGCATGGGCCCCGAGCGCGTCGTCATCAAGCGCGGCGAGTACGGCGCGCTGCTCTTCGACAAGGAGCACGTCTTCGCGTGCCCCGCGTTCCCCCTGGCCGAGGTCTTCGACCCCACCGGCGCGGGCGACACCTTCGCCGGTGGCTTCATGGGCATGCTCGCCACCTCCGCGGCCGGCGTGGACTCCTCGCTGCTTCGCCGCGCCATGGTGATGGGCAGCGTGATGGCGTCCTTCACCGTGGAGAAGTTCAGCCTGGAGCGGCTGCGCGAGGTGACGCGCGCCGAGATTCACGCGCGGTTCGCGGAGTTCCGGAAGCTGACCCACTTCGACGACCTGGGCCCGCTGGAGCGCTGAGGGCCCACAGGGGAGGGCGGTGTCCCTCCCTACCCACGAACTTGACGTTGGATTCAGGCAGTCCCTAGGCTCCCATGCTTTGGTGCTCGGGGAAGGAAGCAGGTTGAGCGATAACCGAAAGTCCGCGCGCGTTCCCACGCTGCTTCGCTGCTGGTGCGAGGCGGACAATGTCACGTTGTACGCGCGCATCGCGAATCTGAGCGAAGGGGGACTCTTCCTTCGCACGAGCACGCCGCTGGCCCGTGGGGCGCGAGCGGTGCTCCGGTTGACGCCGGGAGATCATCCCGAGGTGCAGGCCGAAGCCACGGTGGTATGGCTGCGGGATGCGGAGGACAAGAGCTACCCGCCAGGGATGGGACTCCAGTTTGAAGAACTGGATGCGGAAACCTTGGGGCGGCTCCGGCGGATTATCTCCCACCAGCAGAAGAACCCCGTGAAGGCGGTCTGGGCCGGCTGAACGCCGGGCGGCACCGACCGAGGCATCCATGCGTATCGCCGTCATCTCCGACATCCACTCCAACATCGAGGCGCTCACCGAGGTGCTCCGAGTCACCGAGCACCAGAAGGTCGACCGCATCGTGTCCCTGGGGGACATCGTCGGCTATGGCGCCTCTCCCAACCCGTGCTGTGAGCTGGTGCGCTCGGTGGCGGAGGTGACGCTCCTGGGCAACCACGACGCCGCGGTGGCGGGGCGGATGGACTATTCGTACTACTACGACGCCGCCCGGCACGCGCTGGACTGGTCCGCCAACGTCCTCACGGACGAGAACATGGCGTGGCTGCGCAGCCTCCCGTACACGTACCGCATTGGCGACGTGGGCTTCTGCCACGGATCGCCCATCGACCCGAAGGCGTACGAGTACATCTTCGCGCTGGAGCAGGCGCGGGAGCTGACGCCCTACGTGGAGGAGCTGCCGGAGGTGACGTTCATCGGCCACAGCCACCTGTGCCGGGCGTTCGCCATCGGCAACGGCGAGGTGAACGACGTGGTGGCCCAGAAGTTCGGCATCCGCCGGGGCTACAAGTACATCATCTCCGTGGGCAGCGTCGGGCAGCCGCGCGACTACGACAACCGGGCCTGCTTCGTCATCTGCGACACGGATGCGCGCACCGTGGAGTATGTCCGGGTGGAGTACGACATCGAGACGGCCGCGCAGAAGATCTTCGACGCGGACCTGGCGCTCAACTTCGGCAAGCGCCTGTTCCTCGGGGTTTGACGCACTGCTTTCGGAAAATTGGGCACAGCCGGGAGGAAATGAAATAAACCGGGTCTGTGCGCCCCCAGGTCCTCCGAGCATCCCTCCGGCCCTTTGCGGCCCTCCTGTCCTCCCTCGTGCTGGTGTTGACGGCCTGTCGTCGTGAGCCGGCACCTCCGTCCGCCGAGTTCGAGCAGGCCAGCCGCCAGTTCACCGCGCTGTATTCGCAGAAGCTCGACGAGGCCTACCTGGACCCGCAGATGGGGACCATCGAGGCGCAGCTTCAGCGCGTGCCCCAGGACAGCGTGGACGCGCCGGCCTCGCGGGACTTGCTGCAGCGCATCCAGCAGAACCGCGCCCGCATGCAGGACGCGGCCACGGCCCGGCAGAAGGCGGTGGCCAGTGCCCGCGAGATTCCCCCGGGGGCTCCCTCCACCACGCTGACGCCCCTGCCGCCACCTCCTCCCGCGGCCGAGGACGCGGGCCCCGCCGACGCGGGCGTGGTGAATGGCCCGCAGACGGGCACCCCGGCGAGCGAGCTGGTCGCGGGCTTCCGTGGCTGCTTCAAGCGCGGCCTGCCCATCAACGTGGAGGGGCGGGGCATCCGGGAGGCGTGGGAGCTGAATGACAGCACATCCTGCCGCCTGGAGTACCCCAGCCATACGGGCATGGTGCTCCTCACCGAAGAGGGCAAGGTGCTGACTTTGTTGCCCAAGAGCTCCGTGAGAACGGTGACCCAGACGCAGGATGCCGGGACGCAGCCCCCCGCGGGGAATGACGCCGGCCGTTAGTCAAAGACGCCCCATGAACGACCAGACCTTCATGAAGTTGATGCGGTTGTTGCCCAAGTCCGCCCTTTCCTCATTCGTGGGGATGGCCACGCGAGTGCCCGTGCCCGCGCCTGTCCATCAGGCGGCCATGCGCGCGTTCGCCAAGTCCTACAACGTGGACATGGAGGAGGCCGAGCACCCCATCGAGCACTACCCGACGTTCGCCCAGTTCTTCACCCGGAGCCTGAAGCCGGGTCTGCGTCCCATCGACCCGGACGAGAAGGCGGTCGTGTCGCCGGTGGATGGCCGCGTGTCCCAGGTGGGCTACTCGGAGCACGGCCGCTGCCTCCAGGCGAAGGGCATCGAGTACACGGTGGATGAGCTGCTGGGGGACTCGCAGGCGGCGAAGCCGTTCCACGGTGGCGCCTGGACGACCATCTACCTGTCTCCGCGCGACTACCACCGCATCCACGCGCCGCTGGCGGGCACCATCACCGGCTACGCGTACATCCCCGGCGAGTTCTGGCCGGTGAATCCGGCGTCGGTGATGAACAAGCAGTCGCTGTTCTGCGTGAATGAGCGGCTGGTGACGTACCTGAAGACCGCGGCGGGGCAGTGCGCGGTGGTGAAGGTGGGCGCCACGTGTGTGTCGCGCATCAAGGCGTCCTACGACGACATCACCACGCACACGGGCCAGCCGGGCAAGGTTCACCAGTACCAGGAGGGCTACAAGGTGGAGAAGGGCGGCGAGCTGGGCCGCTTCGAGATGGGCTCCACCGTCATCCTCCTGTTCGAGGCCGGCCGCGTGAAGTGGGAGTCGAGCCTGCAGCCCGAGGCGCCGCTCCGGCTGGGCCAGCGCATTGGAGTGCTGCCGTGAGTCAGAAGATTGTCGCCGTCAAGGGCATGAACGACCTCCTGCCAGGGGAGATTGAAATCTGGCAGCACGTCGAGCGCCTGACGCGAGAGCTGTTCGGCCGGTTCGGCTACAGCGAGATTCGCACGCCCATCGTGGAGGACACGTCGCTCTTCGTGCGCAGCGTGGGCGAGGAGACGGACATCGTCGGCAAGGAGATGTACACCTTCGACGACAAGGCCGGCCGCAGCCTGTCCCTGCGCCCCGAGGGCACCGCTCCCGCGGCGCGCGCGTACATCGAGCACTCCGTGCTGAACCAGGAGCCGCTGACGCGCTGGTACTACATGGGGCCGATGTTCCGGTACGAGCGGATGAAGACGGGCCGCTACCGGCAGTTCTATCAAATCGGCGCGGAGGCCTACGGAGCGAAGGAGGCCGCCCAGGACGTCGAGGTGATGGACATGGTGACCCAGTTCCTCCAGGCGCTGGGGCTCCAGGACATCACGCTCAACGTCAACTCGCTGGGGGACGAGGTCTGCCGGCCCGCCTACTACGAGAAGCTGGTGGAGTACCTCAAGGCCCACCGCGAGGAGCTGTGTGGGGACTGCCACCGGCGCCTGGAGACGAATCCGCTGCGCGTGCTCGATTGCAAGAACGAGACGTGCCAGGCGGTGGCCGCCAAGGGCCCCAGCGTGCTCGAGTTCCTGTGCGAGCCGTGCCGTGCCCACTTCGACGACGTGCAGCGCAAGCTGACGGCGCTGGGCGTCCGGTTCGTCGTCAATCCGCGCATGGTTCGCGGCCTGGACTACTACACGCGCACCGTCTTCGAGTTCATCGCGTCGCACCCCGCGCTGGGCACCGCCAGCACGGTGGGCGGCGGTGGCCGCTACGACAAGCTGGTGAAGAGCCTGGGCGGCCCCGACGTGCCCGCCGTGGGCTTCGCGTGTGGCGTGGACCGGCTGGTGCTGCTGCTGAAGGAGAGCCAGCAGAAGTTCGCCGTCACCCCGGACCTGTTCATCGCGGTGGCGGACGCGGGCTCGCATGACGCGGCCTTCACCCTGGCGAGCCGTCTGCGCCGCGAGGGGCTGCGTGTGGACTTCGACACCCGCGGCGGCAGCCTCAAGAGCCAGATGAAGCGCTCCGACAAGAGCGGCGCGACCTTCACCCTCGTGCTCGGGGAGCAGGAGCGCACCAGCGGCCAGGCGAAGCTCAAGCGGATGGCCGGGGGTGAACCCATTCCCGTGGCGCTCGACGATATCGCACGCACGGTGCGGGCTCAGTCGGGTGCTCCGCAGGCCCCCCCCGCGGTCCCCTGAGAAGTCCGAAGGCGAATCCTCGGGCTTCCCGGGGATTCGCTGGAAGTCAGAAGCTCCTCGTAACCCCTGGGAAATTCTAGGGGAATCCGAAGGGACTCAGTCGCTCCGCCCCAGGTGCTGCGGTACACTTGGGTGGAAATGTCCAGTGAGTCCCTCCCCACCGCGTCGCCTTCGGCCTTGCGCTGGATTCCCGTACGGGGAGACAGCATGTGGCCGTCGCTGCGGGCCGGGGACCTGGCGGGAGTCGCTCCGCTGACGCGGGAGCCTCGGCCGGGTGAGGTGGTGCTGGCGCGGTTCGATGATGCGCTGGTGCTGCATCGGGTCCGGGCCACGCGTTCGGGGGTGTTGTCCCTGCGAGGCGACAATGCTCCGGCGGAGGATCCACCGATTGCCTCTTCGCGCATCCTCGGGACGGTGCTTCGTGTCCGGCGAGGTCGCCTGGAGCTGGGCGCGGAGTGGGACCTGGGGCCGTCGTGGCTCGGGCGTGTCCGCGCGGTGGTGCGGGGCCGGGTGGCTCGGTGGTTGGGACGGGGAGGGCGCCCATGAGTGGTGGCTTCGGGGTGGACAGTGTTCCCCGGCGCCGCGCGGGTGCGGAAGGACAGCGCTTCGGCGCGGACTTCCTCTTGCTGGACGCGGAGGGCCGCACGTTGCGGGGCCTCAACGCGACGGCGATGCGAGTCTGGGAGCTCAGTGACGGGACGCGCTCGGCGCGCTCGGTGGCCGAGGTCGTGGCCCGCGAGTTCTCCATGGACGTGCCGCGGGCGCTCTCGGACACGCTGCGATTTCTTTCGGAGTTGGCCCGGCTGGGCCTCATCGACGAGCTTCAGGAGGTACGGTGATGCGAGCGCGCAGAGCGGGCTTCGTGGCGGCGCTGCTGCTGTCGGCGTGTACGGAGGGCACTCATCCGCCCAAGGGGAGTGATGACCCTGGGGTGGTCGCTCCCGTGGCTCCGACGGATGTGCTGGGCGAGGGGACCGAAGTGGCCCGGCCTCCGTCCGCGGAAGACGAGGTCGAGGTCGAGATTCCGCGGCCGATGGGGCATGCCGAAGTGGTGGGGCTGGCCTCGCGGGGGCTGTCGGATGTGTCCCAGGTGGACGTGGACCTGACGGTCAGCGGCGTCTCCGGCAAGCGCACCGTGGAGGTGGAGTTCGTGTCCCCGGAGGGACATCCCTACCAGCGGCGCTCCTCGGTCGTGGTGGCGAAGCCCGATGCGACGCGGACGTTGCGCTTCTCCATGCCCGTGGCTGGGACGACGGTCGCCACTTCCATCATGAGCGGGACGTGGAACGTGCGCTTCTTCCTCGATGGTGCGCCGTTGACCACGGCCTCCTTCACCCTGGAGCCGTGACGTGAGGCCCGCTTCGATGACACCCGTGAATGCCCGCCTCGCGGTGCTCCTCGCCGCCCTGGCCCTGTCGCCAGCGGTCATGGCTCAGACGACCATGAACCGCACCGCCGTCTTCACCGCCCTTGCGGGGCCGGGAGAGACCCAGGCGACGGTGACGATGGATGAAGCCTCTGAGCTGCGCGTCCAGGTCCGCAACAACACGTCGAGTTCGTCGCCGAACTACCGACCCATCAACGAAGTCATCTTCCAGCTCCCGGGTGGCTACACGCTGCTCGAGAGTCCGCCGCCTCCGGGGTGGGCCGCCGAGCAATTCACCACGGCGGGGTACGTGAGGTACTTCTACATCCCGAGCGTCCAATGCGCAGGCCCGGCGGTGGGGCTGGCGATGAACGAGACGCAGACGTTCACGCTCCGGATGATTCCCCCGGTGTCGAACACGAACGCCGCGAACCAGCAGTTCGCGACGCTGGAAGCGAATGAGCAGTGCAGTTGGAATGGAGGCTTCAGCACGAACCGGACGAGCACCGCGGCGCGGTGGCTGCGCGCGGGTCTGTCCACGCAGGTCTCCATCCAGCCGCGAGCCCTTCCCGTGGGCGAGGACTTCACCGCGCGCCTGGTCATCGAGAATCGCACGGGGCAATCGACCGCCCAGGCCAACATCAGCGCGGAGGGGCCCAGCACTGGCGCTGGGGGCGTCACGTTCGAGGTGGTCGAGCTCGAGCCCACGAACTTCCGGGTGAGCATTCCGCTGAGAGGTGCCGGCATCCTCGCGGCGAGAGCGACAGTGCAGTCGGAGGGGACCATGGTGGCCAGCGCCCGTGCCACCAACACCGGAGGCTCCGTCACCTCGAGCGTGGTCGACACGCCGATGGTGACCGTGGGCGCTCTGGCCGCCGCCGCCGACGTCGATGTGACGCAGGCCTTCACGGGAGAGGCCGTGAAGGTGCGGCTGAGCGTCACCAACACGTCCGCCACGGCGTCGTACCTCGATGTGGTGCCGCGAGCTCCGGTCCTCGTGGGCGCTGCCCAGGCCACGCTGACGCAGGGGCCTTCTCCGGCGAGCACCCCGCGACTGGCGCCCGGTGCGTCGGCCCACTTCGTCTGGCTCTACACGCTGACGGGGGCTGAGTTCTCGGACTACGCCTTCGATGTGAGCGCGGACGCGACCCTGAATGGCGCGGCCGTCTCCACTCCGCTCGTGCGCACGGGGCGAGGCCGCATCGTGGCCCATCGCCTCAAGGTCAGCCCCTCCGTGCTCGTGCCGGGCGTCGCGAACCAGACGGTGCTCTACACGGTCCAGAATCGTGGGAGTCAGCCCATCTACCAGGTCACGCTGCTGCGGCCCGCGACGAACTACTTCCGGTTCGCCACGGGGAGTCCCGCCTCGGCGGCGGGCTGGTCTGTCTCCAGCAACGCCGCCAGCTTCACCTGGACGGTCGCCAACGGGCAGCCCATTGGTGTGAACCAGGAGCGCAGCTTCCCGGTGACCTACGCGAGCGTCTCGCCCGTCACGGCGCCCACGACGTTCCGCCATCGGATGCACCTCCCGGATGTCTACGATTCACAATCCGCGGCGCGCATCGAGGCGCCCGTGACGCTCGCGGGAGGCAGCGCGGCGCCGGAGGTCGAGCGGCTCACGGCGGTGGCACGGGACGGGAGCGTGACGTTGGCGTGGGACAACCCCTCGTCGCACAATGGTGTGCTGGTCCTGCGTGCCGCGGGCAGCGCACCCAACACACCGCCTGTCGCCGGACAGGCCTATGCCCAGGGGGCGACACTGGGCAATGCGACGGTCGTCCTCTCCGAGACGTTCACCAGCACGTCCACCTTCGTCGACAGCACCGTCGCCAACGGCACGACGTACTACTACCGGGTGTTCAACTCGGATGACGCGGGCTTCTACTCGGCGGGCAACCAGCCCACGTCCGCGGCGCTCAAGGCGACACCCCGTGCCCGCGTGGGGGCCGCGCCGCTGTGGTGCTACTCCGTGGGCCTGGATGCGCGCATCCAGCCCATCACGGAGCTGGGGGTGGGCATCTTCAGCTCCTTCAACAACACCCTTGTCGCCAACCTCACCCAGGCCGCGAATCCCGCGACGGATGGCGCGGAGCGGTGGCGGCCCCTGCAGTTGGGTGCTCCCATCGGCAGCCGTTTCCCGGTGGTGCCGCTGCGTGGCTTGCCGGGGCAGTACATCCTCACCGCGGACCAGGACGGCGTGGCCTACGCCATCAGCGCCGCCACGGGGACGGTGTTGTGGCGGTGGAACAACAACGGGACGCCCATCGGCACCATCCAGTCCTTCCCCGTCACCCAGCTCCACGACTACGCGAACGCCGCCTATCAGGCCGCGCGTCCGAACCTGGACCTCGTCTTCTTCGCGACGCGGTTGTCGAACCCAGCGGCCAATCGGGTGGTGGCGCTCAACGCCCGGACGGGGACGCCTGTCTTCACCTATCAGCCGGGGGACCTGGGCATGGTCAACGGCGGCATGGTGGTCGACTACGTCAACAACCTGCTGTTCATCGGCGGGAAGGTGAATGGCGTGTCAGCGGACTCGCTCCGCGTCCTGAATACGCTCACCGGCGCGGAGGTGGCGCGGCTGGCGCTCGGGGACCTGGAGCACAGCCTGGTTCGCAACGGCGTGACGGGGCATATCCTCGCGACGAACAGCGATGGCGTGGTCCATGCCGTCGATGCGGTCACCCGTCAGGTGGTGTGGAGCCTGAACGTGGCGACCCGGCCCGCGCCGAGCACCCCCGCCTTCACCAGCTTCGTTCGTCCCTTGGGCGGTGGCTTCGTGGCCAGCCTGGCGAGTGGCCTGGTGGAGTTCTGGGACTACGCGGCCCCCGGAGCGGCGACGCCCACGCGTCAGTGGTCGACGGCCGTCCCGAACCCCTCCGGCACCTTCACCCTCAACCGCAATGGCGTGGTCCGCATCTACGTCGGTGGTGGCGACGGCAAGGTGCATCAGCTCGAGATGGTCGGGGGCGTGGACTCGGCGCAGGTGACGCTGACCAACGGCCCGCGCATTGGCACGCCGACCATCGACACCACTTCCTCCCGGCTGCACGTGGGCTCCGAGGACGGCCTCATCTGCTCCTTCCCGGTACCGTTCCCATGACCAGAACTTCTTCGACTCCGACATCGTCCCGGTCACCCGCGGCGGAGGTCTCTCGAGACGCACCCTCGGAGGTGGCTCCTCGCTACGAGGCGCCGGCCATCCTGTGGGAGCAGCCCTTCGTCGCGCTCGCGATGATGTCGCAGTGCAACATCCCGGGCGAGTCGGAGTGCACGCCCTGAGTCCGTCGGGTGCCGGTTCGTCCGGTCCCCGGCGGGCGGGTGGCCCCGGCGATGGTCCATCCGAGCTGTCGGGCCCCTGGCTCACGATGGCGGGATGGACCGTGGGGCTCCAGGTGCCGGACTCCCGCGTCCAGGCGCTGCTTCGCCAGTCGCTCGTGGAGTTCATCACACCTCGACCTCCGCCCGGTGTCCGAGCCTCGGTGCTGGAGGTCGTGGTTCCCTCGGTGGTCCGTCCCGAGCCCGCGACCCGCGAGATTCCTCGCCCCTGGCGCGCGGAGGACGGCGCGCTCGTGCTGGAAGGGGAGGACTATTCCGCGCGACTCGATGCGGATGGCTCGAGGGGTGAGGTGGTGGGAGCAGGCCGCTTCCCGGTGGAGGTGGTGTTGCGCGTGATGCTCGCCGCGGAGCTTCGCCGCCGGGGCGGGTTGCTGGTGCATGGTGTGGCGCTCATGCACGGGGAGGAGGCGGCGCTGTTCACGGGGCACTCGGGCGCGGGCAAGAGCACCCTGGGCGGACTGTGGACGGACGCGGGCGAGGCCCTGCTCTCGGATGAGCTGGTGGCGGTGTGGCCCGAAGACCCGAGTGGCCAGGCACCACGCCCCTGGCGCGTGGCCGGCACGCCGTGGAACGTGGGGTTCCCTCGCGAGGCGAGGCTGCGTGCGGTGGGCATCCTGGGCTGGGACTCGGCCTCCCGCTGGGAGCAACAGGGGGCGGGGGAGGTGGGCCGGGTGCTGGTGCAGAACGTCCTGCTGTGCGAGTCCTCGGGGGCGGGGCGTTCGGCGATGCTCGCCTCCGCGGGCAGGCTGTTGTCGGAGGTGGAGCCGGCGCGGTTGGTGTTTGCTCGGGATTCCTCGGCGGTGGCCGTGGTGCGAACAGCCCTGGGAGCAGCGGCGCATGGGTGAAGGACAGGAGGGACGGCCGATGTTGACGGTGGTGGCCGGGCCGACGGCGTCGGGGAAGACGGCCCTGGCCATCGAGCTGGCGCGCCGCGTGGGCGGTGAAATCGTCAGCGCGGATTCGCAGCAGGTGTACCGCCACTTCGACATCGCCACCGCGAAGCCCTCCGCGGAAGAGCTTGCGGCGGTGCCGCACCATCTGGTGTCGGAGGTGGACCCGCTGGTGACCTTCTCGGCGGCCGAGTACCAGCGCCGTGCGGACTCGGTCATCGCGGATATCACGCGGCGAGGACGGCCCGTCATCGTCGTGGGCGGCACGGGCCTGTACCTGCGCATCCTCCTGCACGGCGTGGTGGATGCACCGGGGGCCCTGCCGGAGTTGCGGGCCGAGCTGGAGGCGCTCGCGGCGGCGCAGGGACGTGAGGCCGTGCATCGCCGCCTGGCGCAGGTGGACCCGGAGACCGCCGCGCGGTTGCATGTCCAGGACCTGGTCCGCGTGGTCCGAGCGCTCGAGATTCATGCGCGGACGGGTGTGCCCGCCTCGGAGTTCCACAAGGCCCATGCCTTCTCCCCGGACCGATATCCGTTCCGGCTCTTCGTGCTGGAGCCCCCGCGCGACGTGCTCTACGCCCGCATCAACGCTCGCACCGAAGCCATGTTCGCGTCGGGGTTGGTCGAGGAGACGCGGGCCTTGTTGGCTCGGGGATACGCGGACGCGGCGCCGATGCGAAGCGTGGGTTACGTGCAGGCGCGCGCGGTGGTGGAGGAGCGCATGACCGTGGACGAGGCCATTCGAGACACGGCCCAGGAGACACGGCGATACGCCAAGCGTCAGCTCACCTGGTTTCGCAAGGAGGCGGGTGCGGTGTTCGTCGCGCCGCCCTATGGCGCGGTGCTCGAGCGCCCCCAGGCCTGAGCCCTCCCGAGAGGAGGAGCAGAGAGGGGAGGGCTGAGGGGGGCCGCCATTGCTCCTGGGCGCCGAGGCACCCATGTTCGCCGCTGAAACTTTTCCCTCCACGCGGGAGCAGACCGACATGGAAACCAGTTTCAGACGTGAACCGGCGACGGGCGACGGAGGCAGGGCCGCCTCGGCCGCATGGGGGCCGCCCTTCATCCTGGGGTTGCTCACGGCCATCCTCGGGCTCGTCGCACTGGGGGCCTCGTTCCTCACGAGCCTGGTCTCCGTCATCCTCTTCGGAGCACTGCTCGCAGGGTCGGGCATCGCGGAAATCATCTCCGCGTTCCGGGTCCGGAAGTCAGGCGGGCCCTTCTGGCTCTACCTGCTGGGCGGCGTGCTCTCCACCGTGGTGGGTGTCTTCGTCCTCGCATACCCGGC is part of the Myxococcus landrumus genome and encodes:
- a CDS encoding HdeD family acid-resistance protein; the protein is METSFRREPATGDGGRAASAAWGPPFILGLLTAILGLVALGASFLTSLVSVILFGALLAGSGIAEIISAFRVRKSGGPFWLYLLGGVLSTVVGVFVLAYPAAGLGALTLLLAGYFFASGLFHVVTSLMDRYAQWGWDFAYGAITIMLGIIIMAQWPISAVWLVGTLVGISILMRGIALMAGSLELRRAVRSFSS